In Drosophila santomea strain STO CAGO 1482 chromosome 2L, Prin_Dsan_1.1, whole genome shotgun sequence, a single window of DNA contains:
- the LOC120458230 gene encoding TBC1 domain family member 23: MEENMWIIELESALLDDCNVNDIYGICQGKALPEALRPDVWQVCLDVRHKSDQMSLFNEIYDLPFQSQLREDCQRHVDRMGNDEEDKVSVVSDLESIITFYCKNRNLQYEPDNGWIELLLPLFALKLNRSDTFNLFESIRDTYIPKGCRPKGNVFHVFRLLLLYHDPELCTLLDTKKITPDLYSLTWFQSLFASCSSLSVIIAMWDLYFQNADPFMVFFLALIILINGREQILEMRSSSKEEIIKFLGIMPCALEFDDVPDFCSLAQYYALKTPTSFKTDYLKALYGKQNDTPRSQEEANKVSQALCLPVSVYELVENSATEFPVPDAVRFFLVDCRPAEQYNAGHLSTAFHLDCNLMLQEPVAFATAVQGLLTAQRQAIEANSNAGGEHLCFMGSGRVEEDQYTHMVVASFLQKNTHYVSLLTGGYASIHDYFGDHMADCLEDHNVRKCLVCQQHNVQQTKSAPLKTSTPSSTDLFSKFSAAMKSKSAEVKGKLLDIIVNPSANGGATASGSNGVQSAPVQERHVSAKERNGKRYRNVAPVFSIDDENEDAFDGAGERDDPPLTGDGKEIVNLNQYFKTADITNAFKCQEVHMSGYMYDSHLIITPGQLVVLRELGRGQAQIMVRRPLASIVKITAKKRHRDLITFKYGFPDGDGLLITDMDRFLIPNAAEVTQLISKLIMKVLDNAK; this comes from the exons ATGGAGGAGAATATGTG GATCATTGAGCTGGAGTCGGCACTGCTGGACGACTGCAATGTCAACGACATCTACGGCATATGCCAGGGCAAGGCTCTGCCGGAGGCACTGCGTCCGGACGTGTGGCAAGTGTGCCTGGATGTGCGCCACAAATCGGATCAAATGTCGCTCTTCAACGAGATCTACGACCTGCCCTTCCAGAGCCAACTGCGCGAGGATTGCCAGCGGCACGTCGATCGCATGGGTAACGATGAGGAGGACAAGGTCTCGGTGGTATCCGACCTCGAGTCCATCATCACCTTCTATTGCAAGAACAGAAACCTTCAGTATGAACCCGACAACGGATGGATTGAACTGCTGCTCCCGCTCTTCGCCCTGAAGCTGAATCGCTCCGACACTTTCAACCTGTTCGAGTCCATACGGGATACCTACATACCCAAGGGTTGCCGGCCCAAGGGCAATGTCTTTCATGTCTTCCGACTGCTCCTGCTCTACCACGATCCCGAGCTGTGCACCCTGCTGGACACCAAGAAGATAACGCCCGACTTGTACTCGCTGACCTGGTTCCAGTCGCTATTCGCCTCCTGCAGTAGCCTGTCGGTGATCATTGCCATGTGGGACCTGTACTTCCAGAACGCCGACCCCTTCATGGTCTTCTTCCTGGCGCTAATAATCTTGATCAACGGCAGGGAGCAGATCCTGGAGATGAGAAGCTCGTCCAAGGAGGAGATCATCAAGTTCCTGGGCATTATGCCGTGCGCTCTGGAGTTCGACGATGTTCCCGACTTTTGCTCCCTGGCCCAGTACTATGCCCTCAAGACACCAACTTCCTTTAAGACGGACTATCTAAAGGCGCTGTATGGCAAGCAGAATGATACACCGCGCAGCCAGGAGGAGGCGAACAAGGTATCACAGGCCCTGTGCCTGCCCGTCTCCGTTTACGAGCTGGTTGAGAACTCGGCCACGGAGTTTCCTGTGCCGGATGCAGTGCGTTTCTTTCTCGTAGACTGCCGCCCGGCCGAGCAATACAACGCCGGCCACCTGTCCACGGCATTCCATCTGGACTGCAACCTCATGCTCCAGGAACCTGTCGCCTTTGCCACTGCCGTCCAGGGCCTCCTGACCGCCCAGCGGCAGGCCATCGAGGCCAACTCGAACGCCGGCGGCGAGCATCTGTGCTTTATGGGCAGCGGTCGCGTCGAGGAGGATCAGTACACACACATGGTGGTGGCCTCATTCCTGCAGAAGAACACCCACTACGTGTCGCTGCTGACCGGTGGCTACGCCTCCATCCACGACTACTTCGGCGATCATATGGCTGATTGCCTGGAGGATCACAATGTGCGCAAGTGCCTCGTCTGCCAGCAGCACAACGTTCAGCAG ACAAAATCAGCGCCGCTTAAGACTTCAACGCCATCCTCTACAGACCTGTTCAGCAAGTTCTCCGCCGCCATGAAGTCAAAGTCTGCTGAGGTCAAGGGCAAACTACTAGACATCATCGTGAATCCCAGTGCAAATGGCGGAGCCACGGCAAGCGGCTCTAATGGTGTGCAATCGGCGCCGGTACAAGAACGTCATGTTAGTGCAAAGGAGCGGAACGGCAAGCGCTACCGCAACGTGGCACCTGTTTTCAGCATCGACGATGAGAACGAGGATGCCTTCGACGGGGCGGGGGAGCGGGATGACCCACCGCTGACCGGCGACGGCAAGGAGATCGTGAATCTGAACCAGTACTTCAAGACGGCGGACATCACCAACGCCTTCAAGTGCCAGGAGGTGCACATGAGCGGCTACATGTACGACAGTCATTTGATCATCACGCCCGGTCAACTGGTGGTGCTGCGGGAACTGGGACGCGGCCAGGCGCAGATAATGGTGCGTCGCCCGCTGGCCAGCATCGTGAAGATCACGGCCAAGAAGCGACACCGCGACCTGATCACGTTCAAGTATGGATTTCCCGATGGCGACGGCCTGCTTATTACGGACATGGACCGCTTCCTCATCCCAAATGCGGCCGAGGTTACACAATTGATATCGAAGCTCATTATGAAGGTGCTGGACAACGCCAAGTAG
- the LOC120458231 gene encoding LOW QUALITY PROTEIN: uncharacterized protein LOC120458231 (The sequence of the model RefSeq protein was modified relative to this genomic sequence to represent the inferred CDS: deleted 1 base in 1 codon): protein MKAKSVVFILVPLLIALSHGTPVDRDEIGGPMAMRGFSNSLGIFVEYAGQASLASKNWEFCVSFNLESLDAGIKVFKNVYKDLVEICDRHVALCPEIQNITQFADSVLRDGLIDTKNQLDFRVGQLSLGEDDVANSSACIDSSINVIDVVDTIPFYDDQRPEERLLKQKSHLYLLGNRLKSSQNAITEAIISAHQHKLSPFVLSINQLHAEISQSRWLPIRRLRFSIRDIHLLASVVPLQWSNHVVFQITVPLSDAELFNIYRLTPIPRLNNDEIQLVDNETPYLGVNDHLDRYFPLRNLDDCIELGEEKFVCRHIHITYTTADDSCACSLAAIRNQSSEACTFRPVGKKSQWTPMLAPNSWMVALTKELTLTGVCSGERQELRINGSGILSIRSDCVVRSPAVNLQGENRKRIHSRKGYASLQMAAKSSPEFVTINQLLAIIGQLERNQKKVEAVGGYPMGVIGVCTVLLLIALLLSATWLYRTHRSKLARAQDPVNQVNGLQDSQNSTRACNLPLLEKTTCGNTE, encoded by the exons ATGAAAGCTAAAAGTGTGGTCTTCATCCTCGTCCCCTTACTCATAGCGCTCTCCCATGGAACTCCAGTTGATCGGGACGAGATCGGTGGTCCAATGGCGATGAGGGGATTCAGCAACAGCCTGGGCATCTTCGTGGAGTACGCCGGTCAGGCATCGCTAGCCTCAAAGAATTGGGAATTCTGTGTCAGCTTCAACTTGGAGTCGCTTGATGCGGGTATAAAGGTATTCAAGAACGTATACAAGGATCTTGTCGAAATATGCGACAGGCACGTGGCTCTTTGTCCGGAAATCCAGAATATAACACAATTTGCGGATAGTGTTCTTCGGGATGGACTGATTGACACGAAGAACCAGCTGGACTTTAGGGTCGGACAACTTTCTTTGGGGGAAGACGACGTGGCCAACTCATCAGCCTGCATTGACAGCTCCATAAACGTAATAGACGTA GTCGATACAATTCCGTTCTATGACGATCAACGTCCTGAAGAAAGGTTACTTAAGCAGAAGTCTCATCTGTACCTTCTGGGCAACCGACTAAAAAGTTCGCAGAATGCCATAACTGAAGCCATAATCTCTGCCCACCAGCATAAACTTAGTCCTTTCGTCCTTTCAATCAATCAGCTGCACGCAGAGATTTCACAGAGTCGATGGCTGCCAATTCGACGGCTGCGATTCTCAATCCGGGATATTCACCTCCTCGCCTCCGTAGTTCCACTGCAGTGGAGCAACCACGTGGTGTTCCAAATCACAGTGCCCCTGAGCGATGCGGAGCTTTTTAATATCTACCGATTGACACCCATTCCACGGTTGAATAATGACGAAATCCAACTGGTGGACAACGAAACGCCCTATCTGGGTGTCAACGATCATCTGGACAGGTATTTCCCGCTTCGGAACTTGGACGACTGCATTGAGCTGGGCGAAGAGAAGTTCGTCTGCAGGCACATCCACATTACCTACACAACTGCGGATGACAGTTGTGCCTGCTCCCTGGCGGCCATACGGAACCAGTCTTCCGAAGCCTGCACCTTCCGTCCAGTGGGGAAAAAGAGTCAGTGGACACCGATGCTGGCACCGAATTCCTGGATGGTGGCCCTTACCAAGGAGCTGACATTAACAGGCGTGTGCTCTGGTGAGAGACAGGAGCTCAGGATAAACGGCAGTGGAATCCTGAGCATTCGAAGCGACTGTGTCGTGCGCAGTCCGGCCGTAAACCTTCAAGGAGAAAACCGGAAAAGAATTCATTCGAGAAAAGGCTACGCATCGCTGCAGATGGCCGCCAAATCTTCCCCTGAATTCGTGACCATTAATCAACTACTGGCGATCATCGGCCAACTGGAGCGGAATCAGAAAAAAGTGGAAGCAGTTGGAGGTTATCCAATGGGGGTCATCGGTGTGTGCACAGTCCTATTGCTGATTGCCCTTCTCCTTTCGGCTACCTGGTTATATCGCACCCATCGCAGCAAACTTGCGCGGGCCCAGGATCCAGTCAACCAAGTCAATGGTCTCCAGGATTCACAGAATAGCACCAGAGCCTGCAATCTTCCCCTGCTGGAAAAAACTACATGTGGAAATACCGAATAG
- the LOC120458234 gene encoding uncharacterized protein LOC120458234 produces the protein MPRISLPGSSLLLVLALILCLSPPIRAVPASVLAQDTELSTSANHKLQQQQQQQQHQQHQQLEQQQQPAAAKRSEEASAVPTADKKSSPEIVPASFSNAPSARNSPVPVSSQQQQQVPSGVYPLPSNEEILAAVAAAAQNSQQQLQEEPSALEEAVASSTMRKRGINYEYNPYSIASSDYGSDVPSGVWADDYEAAVPVSYGERDLQELDDYVPERRVSGSSARNKAYDNLQNLLNAEAYLESIPLSVPLTYANRNYNLDDRSKRGMYYNLATPGANGASSLGSASGYNGEGISLNKYRRFNDMRLKRDTQLNPADMLALVALVEAGERARKESDVESSGPVPMIASDDLDYVPAGSWFDVPVQTDYYGAGVPLDNQNLNQNQNQAMPKYDYVPRQHKYSGLNSRFGSSKQRYMVAKKKRSVGQSQFMNEPVAERGSSYNGEKYF, from the exons ATGCCACGCATCTCGTTGCCCGGCAGCAGTCTGCTGCTAGTCCTGGCACTGATCCTGTGCCTCAGTCCTCCCATCCGGGCGGTGCCCGCCTCCGTGCTCGCCCAGGACACGGAGCTCTCCACCAGCGCCAACCATaagctccagcagcagcaacagcaacagcagcaccagcaacaccagcagctggagcagcagcaacagccggCCGCAG CGAAACGCTCCGAGGAGGCGAGTGCCGTGCCCACGGCGGACAAGAAGTCGAGTCCGGAAATTGTGCCCGCTTCCTTCAGCAACGCTCCGTCGGCCCGGAACAGTCCAGTTCCGGTTtccagccagcagcagcagcaggtgccgTCCGGTGTCTACCCCCTGCCCTCCAACGAGGAGATCCTGGCCGCCGTGGCGGCCGCCGCCCAGAACAgccaacagcagctgcaggaggaGCCGTCCGCCctggaggaggcggtggccagCTCCACGATGCGCAAGAGGGGCATCAACTACGAGTACAACCCGTACTCCATCGCCTCCAGCGACTACGGCAGCGATGTGCCCAGTGGCGTCTGGGCCGACGACTACGAGGCCGCCGTTCCCGTCAGCTATGGCGAGCGGGATCTCCAGGAGCTCGATGACTACGTGCCCGAGCGCAGAG TGAGTGGCTCGAGTGCGCGCAACAAGGCCTACGACAACCTGCAGAACCTCCTGAATGCCGAGGCCTACCTGGAGAGCATTCCCCTCTCGGTTCCGCTGACCTATGCCAACCGGAACTACAACCTGGACGACCGCAGCAAGCGGGGCATGTACTATAACCTGGCCACTCCCGGCGCCAATGGAGCGAGCAGCCTGGGCAGTGCAAGTGGCTACAACGGCGAGGGTATCAGCCTCAACAAATACCGCCGATTTAACGACATGCG ACTGAAACGCGACACCCAGCTGAACCCCGCAGACATGCTGGCCCTGGTGGCCCTCGTGGAAGCCGGAGAGCGGGCGCGCAAGGAGAGCGATGTGGAGAGCTCCGGACCAGTGCCCATGATCGCCTCCGATGACCTGGACTACGTGCCCGCCGGCAGCTGGTTCGATGTGCCCGTGCAGACGGACTACTACGGCGCCGGAGTGCCGCTGGACAACCAGAACCTGAACCAGAATCAGAACCAGGCGATGCCCAAGTACGACTACGTGCCGCGGCAGCACAAGTACAGCGGGTTGAATAGCC GATTCGGCTCCTCGAAGCAGCGCTACATGGTGGCCAAGAAGAAGCGCTCGGTGGGCCAGAGCCAATTCATGAACGAGCCGGTGGCCGAACGCGGATCCAGCTATAATGGCGAGAAGTACTTCTAA
- the LOC120458233 gene encoding sialin has protein sequence MTDEVPARGSILGKLVPARYVLALLGSIGMAIVYGLKVNLSVAMVAMLNHTAIKAQGGGGGHGSVTLSNVSQVSLVEECNPPGGASNVTAKVEGGPFVWSEPLQGTLLSCYFWGYLVSQIPLAHVAENFSAKWVMLFSVAINVVCTLLTPVFTKLHYGGLILMRVLEGVGGGASFPAMHVMIASWAPPTERMVMSTIIYVGTSAGTALSILLAGMCSSLWEWESVFYVMGSLSCIWMVLWIILVQDNPNKQRFISLEERQMITSSLGTEQKTEHHPSVPWGKVFTSVPFWAILIAHTCSNFGWYMFLIEIPFYMKQVLKFNVASNAALSALPYFPMIIFSICLGKLLDSLQAKGKITTTVARKTATSICTLIPGVCLLVLCYIGCRHYEAVSIMSVGIVAMGSMFSGFLSNHIDIAPNFAGTLVALTNTAATLPGIVVPLFVGFVTKGNQNIGAWRIIFGVTIVLFALEFLVFVFLGSGSEQPWNKAGTPKDPEAKDEKTPLKELPTKP, from the exons ATGACGGACGAAGTGCCCGCCAGAGGCAGCATACTGGGCA AACTCGTGCCCGCCCGCTATGTGCTGGCCCTCCTGGGGTCCATCGGCATGGCCATTGTCTACGGCCTGAAGGTGAATCTCAGCGTGGCCATGGTGGCCATGTTGAACCACACAGCCATTAAGGCCCAGGGAGGCGGGGGTGGACATGGCAGTGTTACCCTCTCGAACGTCTCGCAAGTGTCTCTGGTGGAGGAGTGCAACCCGCCGGGTGGAGCCTCCAATGTGACGGCTAAGGTGGAGGGCGGACCCTTTGTCTGGAGCGAGCCCCTGCAGGGAACCCTGCTGAGCTGCTACTTCTGGGGCTACTTGGTGTCGCAGATTCCGCTGGCTCACGTGGCCGAGAACTTCTCCGCCAAGTGGGTGATGCTCTTCTCGGTGGCCATCAACGTGGTGTGCACACTGCTCACGCCCGTGTTTACCAAACTGCATTACGGTGGTCTGATTCTGATGCGAGTGCTCGAGGGCGTCGGCGGAGGAGCCTCCTTCCCGGCCATGCACGTGATGATTGCCTCCTGGGCCCCGCCCACCGAACGCATGGTCATGTCCACCATCATCTACGTGGGCACGTCTGCGGGTACGGCTCTTTCCATCCTCCTGGCCGGAATGTGCTCCTCCCTTTGGGAGTGGGAGTCGGTGTTCTATGTAATGGGCTCCCTCAGCTGCATCTGGATGGTGCTGTGGATCATCCTCGTCCAGGACAACCCCAACAAGCAGCGCTTCATCAGCCTGGAGGAGCGCCAAATGATCACCAGCTCACTGGGCACCGAACAGAAGACGGAGCACCACCCATCGGTGCCATGGGGCAAGGTCTTCACCTCCGTGCCCTTCTGGGCCATCCTCATTGCCCACACCTGCAGCAACTTCGGCTGGTACATGTTCCTCATCGAGATTCCCTTCTACATGAAGCAGGTGCTCAAGTTCAACGTGGCCAGCAATGCGGCCCTCAGTGCTCTGCCCTACTTCCCCATGATCATCTTCAGCATCTGCCTGGGCAAGCTCCTGGACAGCCTGCAGGCCAAGG GTAAGATTACCACCACCGTTGCCCGCAAGACGGCCACCTCCATTTGCACCCTGATCCCTGGAGTTTGTCTGCTGGTCCTCTGCTACATCGGATGCCGTCACTATGAGGCAGTGTCGATCATGTCCGTGGGCATAGTGGCCATGGGCTCCATGTTCTCCGGCTTCCTGTCCAACCACATCGATATCGCCCCCAACTTCGCCGGCACCCTGGTGGCTCTGACCAACACAGCGGCTACTTTACCGGGTATTGTGGTGCCCCTCTTCGTGGGATTCGTCACCAAGGGAAAT CAAAACATTGGCGCCTGGCGCATCATCTTTGGAGTGACCATCGTGCTGTTCGCCCTGGAATTCCTGGTGTTCGTCTTCTTGGGCTCCGGCAGCGAGCAGCCGTGGAACAAGGCCGGAACTCCCAAGGATCCCGAGGCCAAGGACGAGAAGACTCCGTTGAAGGAGCTCCCCACTAAGCCCTAA
- the LOC120458232 gene encoding 5-methylcytosine rRNA methyltransferase NSUN4, giving the protein MISCNQFAFAGFNELRKMLKVRSICLLSRRWKSGAKKRWNVLQNRKNNCDRALENFDDFYGSVYGSRWKNMRAALLTRHKYVALVNNFGDTEQTCGMLESDGAINMKSLINLAQDRLKASTETVPEQGKSRHEIEGKLDALLRKQQEREVASIYPSSPEDGASAQLPLELKFDNIQETQLQQTEQVNNPFKQSLTKALEEDVKLDEHRLVDPQFGTGGLYEYMPAHSIKGMEDWVAESEHYKYYQTSADFPLTIEPEDSFHYPEHLSLYTYEMGNCSDFKGPKKCITGVLSHFMMDGASTLPPLFLQVQPGERVLDACASPGGKSLLMLQTLHLDHLVCNDIQESRLNKLRKVMQEYLFDYKERWAGKRLIFSQSDARNLDQYEQFDKILVDVPCTTDRHVLNEQDNNIFKPTRVKERLRIPELQAGILANCLRLLRPGGSLVYSTCSLSPIQNDGVVHMALQKVFTEYGITATIKDLSRHTALFSDVFKFEHPKGLKYGQMVVPYLPANFGPMYFSKITRNE; this is encoded by the coding sequence ATGATTTCATGTAATCAGTTTGCTTTTGCCGGTTTCAACGAATTGCGCAAAATGTTGAAGGTGCGGAGCATTTGTTTGCTGTCCAGGAGGTGGAAGAGCGGCGCCAAGAAGCGATGGAATGTGCTGCAGAACCGGAAGAACAACTGCGACCGGGCGCTGGAGAACTTTGATGACTTCTACGGCAGTGTCTACGGCAGCAGGTGGAAGAACATGCGGGCGGCGCTGCTCACGAGGCACAAGTACGTCGCCCTGGTGAACAATTTCGGGGACACGGAGCAGACGTGCGGCATGCTGGAGTCAGATGGAGCCATCAACATGAAGTCCCTGATCAACCTGGCACAGGATCGCCTCAAGGCCAGCACGGAGACGGTGCCGGAACAGGGCAAATCCCGCCATGAAATCGAGGGCAAACTGGATGCACTGCTGCGGAAACAGCAGGAACGCGAGGTGGCCTCTATATACCCGAGTTCGCCGGAGGATGGTGCATCTGCGCAGCTTCCGCTGGAACTGAAGTTTGACAACATTCAGGAAACGCAACTTCAGCAAACGGAGCAAGTGAATAATCCCTTTAAACAAAGTCTGACGAAGGCTTTGGAGGAGGATGTGAAGCTGGACGAGCATCGCCTGGTGGATCCCCAGTTCGGCACAGGCGGACTGTACGAGTACATGCCCGCCCACAGCATCAAGGGCATGGAGGACTGGGTGGCCGAGTCGGAGCACTACAAGTACTACCAAACCAGTGCCGATTTCCCACTCACCATTGAGCCGGAGGACTCTTTTCACTACCCCGAGCATTTATCCCTGTACACATATGAAATGGGCAACTGTTCGGATTTCAAGGGACCCAAGAAGTGCATAACCGGTGTACTCTCCCACTTCATGATGGATGGTGCCTCGACTTTGCCGCCCCTTTTCCTGCAGGTGCAGCCTGGTGAGCGTGTGCTCGATGCCTGTGCCTCTCCAGGCGGTAAGTCCCTGCTCATGCTGCAGACGCTGCACTTGGATCACCTGGTCTGCAATGACATCCAAGAGTCCCGTCTAAATAAGCTGCGCAAGGTGATGCAGGAGTACCTGTTCGACTACAAGGAGCGCTGGGCGGGCAAGCGTCTGATCTTCAGCCAGAGTGATGCCCGCAATCTGGACCAGTATGAGCAGTTCGACAAGATCCTGGTCGACGTGCCCTGCACCACGGATCGCCATGTGCTCAACGAGCAGGACAACAATATCTTCAAGCCGACGCGCGTAAAGGAGCGCCTGCGGATCCCAGAGCTCCAGGCAGGCATCCTGGCCAACTGCTTGCGTCTCCTGCGACCCGGTGGCAGTTTGGTTTACTCCACCTGCTCGTTGTCGCCCATCCAGAACGATGGTGTTGTACACATGGCCCTGCAAAAGGTTTTCACGGAGTACGGCATCACAGCCACCATCAAGGATCTGAGTCGGCACACGGCGCTCTTCAGCGATGTCTTCAAGTTCGAGCACCCAAAGGGACTCAAGTACGGACAAATGGTGGTGCCCTACTTGCCGGCCAACTTTGGACCCATGTACTTTAGTAAAATAACCAGAAATGAGTGA
- the LOC120458235 gene encoding general transcription factor IIH subunit 3 codes for MEADQAASKEAESCIDLLVIVLDTNPSQHIVRQNPQNLTQILEAVIAFGNAHLMQKAQNKLAVVSCSHHATNFLYPLPRRQVELRQVDGQYEAFSLVEKTVKQQLGSILMNAPRLSAPCESLLAGSMSMALCYISRLQRNVAPGVKMHSRILVITGSNECASQYMTFMNVFFTAQKLGITIDTCALDKTLSLLQQGCDITSGQFLKVTQLDGLLQYLLWVFLPAPQIRHKLVLPPPPKVDYRASCFCHRELIDIGYVCSVCLSVFCKYSPICTTCHTIFKNPGPLPIKGKKKKKTDKQM; via the exons ATGGAAGCGGATCAAGCAGCAAGCAAAGAAG CCGAATCATGCATCGACCTCCTGGTGATCGTGCTGGACACGAACCCCTCGCAGCACATCGTGCGCCAGAACCCGCAGAACCTCACCCAGATCCTGGAGGCGGTGATTGCCTTCGGGAATGCGCACCTGATGCAGAAGGCCCAGAACAAACTGGCTGTGGTTTCCTGCTCCCATCATGCCAC AAACTTCCTGTATCCGCTGCCCAGACGGCAAGTGGAGCTGCGCCAAGTGGATGGACAGTACGAGGCTTTTAGTCTGGTGGAGAAGACAGTGAAGCAACAGCTGGGCAGCATCCTGATGAACGCCCCCCGCCTCAGTGCTCCTTGTGAGAGTCTCCTGGCCGGCAGCATGTCCATGGCGCTGTGCTACATATCCAGG CTCCAGAGGAATGTGGCTCCGGGCGTCAAGATGCATTCCCGCATCCTGGTCATCACCGGCAGCAACGAGTGCGCCTCCCAGTACATGACGTTCATGAACGTCTTTTTCACCGCCCAGAAACTGGGCATCACGATCGATACCTGCGCCCTGGACAAGACGCTCAGTTTGCTCCAGCAAGGCTGTGATATTACCTCCGGCCAGTTCCTCAAGGTCACCCAGTTGGACGGCCTGCTGCAGTACCTCTTGTGGGTCTTCCTGCCCGCCCCGCAGATCCGCCACAAGTTGGTCCTTCCGCCACCGCCCAAGGTAGACTACCGCGCCTCCTGCTTCTGCCATCGTGAGCTCATCGACATCGGCTACGTCTGCTCGGTATGCCTGTCGGTCTTCTGCAAGTACAGTCCAATATGCACCACTTGCCA CACCATTTTCAAGAATCCCGGTCCTTTGCCCATTAAGggtaaaaagaaaaagaagacCGACAAGCAAATGTAA
- the LOC120458237 gene encoding vacuolar protein sorting-associated protein 29, producing MLVLVLGDLHIPHRCSSLPAKFKKLLVPGRIHHILATGNICTKESYDYLKSLANDVHIVRGDFDENLTYPEQKVVTVGQFRIGLCHGHQVVPRGDPEALALIQRQLDVDILITGHTYKFEAYEHGNKFYINPGSATGAFNPLDTNVVPSFVLMDIQSTTVVTYVYQLIGDEVKVERIEYKKI from the coding sequence ATGCTCGTTCTGGTACTCGGCGACCTGCACATCCCGCACCGGTGCAGCAGCCTGCCGGCCAAGTTCAAGAAGCTGCTGGTGCCAGGCCGCATCCATCACATCCTGGCCACCGGAAACATCTGCACCAAGGAGTCCTACGACTACCTAAAGTCCCTGGCCAATGATGTGCACATAGTGCGCGGCGACTTCGACGAGAACCTGACGTATCCGGAGCAGAAGGTGGTGACGGTGGGCCAGTTCCGGATCGGGCTGTGCCACGGCCACCAGGTGGTTCCGCGGGGAGACCCGGAGGCACTGGCCCTCATCCAGCGGCAACTGGACGTGGACATCCTGATCACGGGGCACACGTACAAGTTCGAGGCCTACGAGCACGGGAACAAGTTCTACATCAATCCGGGATCGGCCACGGGCGCCTTCAATCCACTGGACACCAATGTAGTGCCCTCGTTCGTGCTGATGGACATCCAGAGCACCACGGTGGTCACGTACGTGTACCAACTGATCGGCGACGAGGTCAAGGTGGAGCGCATCGAGTACAAGAAGATCTAG